A genome region from Penicillium psychrofluorescens genome assembly, chromosome: 3 includes the following:
- a CDS encoding uncharacterized protein (ID:PFLUO_004693-T1.cds;~source:funannotate) — protein MLSSWSAESSSGGGNVLPGPGGDLQRQSSTFSAVKHHLPNGTVLAGLHTAELHVGVPHRVLVHDNFETFATRLKTGHVRLSAKIGQNLGSVSSQSDQDTRWSPNLLSRSGDDEPGETGWIDAFWNDEDIGGTGTANMGDPNTLANTIGGDVADIMVNQQAETVCAALTDPTNNDVMTASEWYIRAEDGTTGSLPSGACDNAQAQR, from the coding sequence ATGCTCAGTTCGTGGTCCGCAGAGTCGAGCAGTGGAGGTGGGAACGTTCTGCCCGGCCCTGGCGGCGACCTGCAGAGACAGTCATCCACATTCAGCGCTGTCAAGCATCATCTCCCTAATGGCACTGTGCTGGCTGGTCTTCACACTGCCGAGCTTCATGTGGGCGTTCCCCATAGAGTCTTGGTTCATGACAATTTCGAGACCTTTGCCACGCGCCTGAAAACTGGTCACGTCCGTTTGTCGGCCAAAATTGGGCAGAATCTCGGATCGGTATCATCTCAGAGTGACCAAGATACTCGCTGGAGCCCCAATCTGCTTAGTCGCTCTGGGGATGACGAGCCAGGAGAAACAGGGTGGATTGATGCATTCTGGAATGACGAAGATATTGGAGGCACGGGAACCGCGAACATGGGTGACCCAAATACCTTAGCTAACACAATCGGTGGTGATGTCGCGGATATCATGGTCAACCAACAGGCAGAGACAGTGTGCGCTGCTTTGACAGACCCTACCAATAACGATGTCATGACCGCCTCGGAATGGTATATTCGTGCAGAAGATGGGACTACAGGCAGCCTGCCGTCTGGTGCTTGTGATAATGCACAAGCGCAGAGGTAA
- a CDS encoding uncharacterized protein (ID:PFLUO_004694-T1.cds;~source:funannotate): MSEILVLTCPSGKQCAHLIPLLYNKGKFKLRLATHSEASKSNLKSLYPDAEVIQADITSQSACRALLSGATAVYHVGPSLHSREMDMGINMIDAAVSESQKPGSLFKHFVFSSVLCTQHRNLMQHDLKCRVEERLFLSPLNFTILQPTNFMDAYPVTQLAGQDSPSIQKLWNPHIPNSVIALRDLAEAASVVLNERENHYFAQYPLVSTLPVADADIVKVIERHIGKSIEVKTPNFEDGVETVIRYLFAGKRDAVYAGEGVDEDLRRPAADGDLRPDITRDEAERLVLFYNRRGLKGNPSVLRWLLGREPTSVEEWVKLQLS; this comes from the coding sequence ATGAGCGAAATCCTCGTCCTAACCTGCCCCAGCGGCAAGCAATGCGCGCATCTAATCCCCCTCCTCTACAACAAAGGCAAATTCAAACTCCGCCTAGCCACGCACTCCGAAGCATCCAAATCCAACCTCAAATCCCTCTACCCAGATGCCGAAGTTATCCAAGCAGACATAACCTCCCAATCTGCTTGCCGTGCCCTCTTATCCGGCGCAACGGCTGTCTACCATGTCGGGCCCTCCCTCCACTCCCGCGAAATGGACATGGGCATCAACATgatcgacgccgccgtcTCCGAGAGTCAGAAACCGGGGAGCTTGTTTAAGCATTTCGTTTTCTCTAGCGTGCTCTGTACGCAACACCGAAATCTCATGCAACACGATCTAAAATGTCGCGTTGAGGAGCGCCTGTTTCTCAGTCCGTTGAATTTCACGATTCTTCAGCCGACTAACTTCATGGATGCATACCCTGTCACTCAGCTAGCGGGTCAAGATAGTCCATCGATCCAGAAACTTTGGAATCCGCACATCCCGAATAGCGTCATCGCACTCCGGGATCTAGCTGAGGCGGCTTCAGTGGTGTTGAATGAGAGGGAGAACCATTACTTCGCGCAGTACCCCCTTGTCTCGACGCTCCCGGTTGCAGATGCGGATATTGTTAAGGTTATAGAGAGACACATTGGGAAGTCTATTGAAGTGAAAACACCTAATTTTGAGGATGGAGTTGAAACCGTTATTCGCTATCTTTTTGCTGGAAAGCGGGATGCTGTTTATGCGGGTGAgggcgtggatgaagatTTGAGGAGACCGGCTGCGGATGGGGATCTTCGACCTGATATTACCAGGGATGAGGCAGAGCGACTTGTGTTGTTCTATAATCGCCGTGGACTCAAGGGAAATCCGAGCGTATTGCGGTGGTTGCTAGGGAGGGAGCCGACTAGTGTTGAGGAGTGGGTTAAGCTGCAATTGAGTTAG